In a genomic window of Gossypium arboreum isolate Shixiya-1 chromosome 7, ASM2569848v2, whole genome shotgun sequence:
- the LOC108466729 gene encoding uncharacterized protein LOC108466729: MGGLNNNRVEVVNRKGCSKLFIGSSPSFEPMPLSPVASSLGSEPVTVRSTGPFSALVICVTGLSKEARKQVMEATERLGGQYSPSLHPQCTHLVVQSVSGRKFEHALKHGSRNGLFIVTLGWFVDSVKRNVRLSESLYTVKGVGENGSRVDELKWLVSTASESSCLPASFHDTKKIDMVGKPHVRYSRSDPKNSLSSMLSGHTLYIDSDISDELRNKVLEAASKEGALVVDRWFVGCNASYVVCEGNSLHRYVGHSNNIVTPLWILKTAKDRYLQRLVHMSADLARQIGTVLENSQNGIEEEVNNAGNFSQDTPSFRSNASYEERQQVVHLAKTGVRNRRGRRMQTCQTPIRPISPSSLLDSICWTISEPTSTASVFTDSCSVEDVNEHQSIFFDANGDGQDSRASFTNSTRSLTESERNELIFKNHFLTILFPVDRFSEMGPSSRTYFSNNGFTCLQVLDYIYSFYQENMLSHEIEAAIHTDSRHADRLRALYSSKETVECGGNMIFKRIDFLGSRRSFEMLKRVSGDNNSNVYELLIRA; this comes from the exons ATGGGTGGTCTCAACAACAATAGGGTGGAAGTGGTGAACAGAAAAGGTTGTTCAAAGCTGTTTATTGGGTCCTCACCTTCGTTTGAACCAATGCCCCTTTCCCCTGTTGCTTCTTCACTGGGCTCTGAACCGGTTACGGTTCGATCCACCGGTCCGTTTTCTGCTTTGGTCATTTGTGTTACTGGCTTATCTAAAG aagCAAGGAAACAAGTTATGGAAGCAACTGAGAGATTAGGTGGTCAATATAGTCCAAGCTTGCATCCTCAATGTACCCATCTGGTGGTTCAGA GCGTAAGCGGACGTAAGTTTGAGCATGCTCTAAAACATGGATCAAGAAATGGCCTGTTCATCGTTACACTTGGATGGTTTGTGGATAGTGTCAAGAGGAATG TTAGGTTAAGTGAATCACTCTACACCGTGAAGGGTGTTGGTGAAAATGGCTCACGTGTAGATGAGTTGAAGTGGCTCGTGTCTACTGCTTCAGAAAGTTCATGTCTTCCTGCCAGTTTTCATGATACCAAGAAAATTGACATGGTTGGAAAACCACATGTAAGATATTCTAGAAGTGACCCGAAAAATAGTTTGAGTTCAATGCTGTCTGGTCATACCCTGTATATAGATTCCGATATTTCAGATGAACTACGGAATAAG GTTCTCGAGGCAGCATCTAAAGAAGGTGCCCTGGTTGTAGATCGATGGTTTGTTGGTTGTAATGCTAGTTATGTAGTGTGTGAAGGAAATTCTCTCCATCGGTATGTTGGCCACTCTAACAACATTGTAACG CCGTTGTGGATCCTGAAAACAGCTAAGGATAGGTATCTGCAGAGACTTGTTCACATGTCTGCTGATTTGGCTCGGCAGATTGGAACAGTGCTTGAAAATTCTCAGAATGGCATTGAAGAAGAG GTAAACAATGCGGGTAACTTCTCTCAAGATACACCGAGCTTCAGAAGCAATGCTAGTTATGAAGAAAGGCAACAGGTTGTTCATTTAGCCAAAACCGGGGTTAGAAATCGTCGTGGTCGTCGAATGCAG ACTTGTCAAACCCCGATTCGTCCAATAAGTCCGAGTAGTCTTCTCGATTCAATTTGCTGGACGATATCTGAGCCAACTTCAACTGCTTCAGTTTTCACTGACTCTTGTAGTGTTGAAGATGTTAATGAGCACCAATCCATATTCTTTGATGCAAATGGCGATGGACAGGATTCCAGGGCCTCATTTACGAACTCCACCCGGTCTCTTACAGAAAG TGAGAGAAACGAATTGATATTCAAAAACCACTTTCTAACCATACTATTCCCAGTTGACCGGTTTTCTGAGATGGGTCCTTCTTCACGAACATATTTCAGCAATAACGGCTTTACATGTCTGCAGGTTTTGGATTATATCTATTCCTTTTATCAG GAGAACATGTTGAGTCATGAAATAGAAGCCGCTATCCACACGGACTCGAGGCATGCTGACCGGCTTCGAGCATTGTACTCTAGCAAAGAGACAGTTGAATGCGGTGGAAACATGATTTTCAAACGAATCGATTTCTTAGGAAGTCGTAGAAGCTTCGAAATGTTAAAGCGTGTTAGTGGGGATAATAACAGTAATGTATATGAGCTCTTGATTAGAGCCTAA
- the LOC108481135 gene encoding uncharacterized protein LOC108481135: MAASVMKEGKKTESVVIVKLAECDCCGLTEECTQAYIASVREKFEGRWLCGLCSEAVNDETVRSEEDITTNEAMDRHMKFCEQFKSSSPPANPAEDLISAMRHLFRRSLESPRKNKSSPSTSFSRSKNCFSTLSNEEVRT; the protein is encoded by the coding sequence ATGGCGGCATCGGTTATGAAAGAAGGTAAAAAAACGGAGTCCGTTGTTATTGTGAAGCTTGCGGAGTGCGATTGTTGCGGTTTAACGGAGGAGTGTACGCAAGCTTACATTGCTAGCGTAAGAGAAAAATTCGAAGGGCGGTGGCTTTGCGGGCTTTGTTCGGAGGCCGTTAACGACGAGACGGTTAGATCGGAGGAAGATATCACGACTAACGAAGCAATGGATCGGCACATGAAGTTTTGTGAGCAGTTTAAATCGTCGAGTCCACCGGCGAATCCCGCCGAGGACTTGATCTCTGCGATGAGACATTTGTTTCGGAGGAGTTTGGAATCGCCAAGGAAGAACAAGTCATCGCCGTCGACGTCGTTTTCTCGATCCAAGAACTGTTTCTCAACTCTGTCGAATGAAGAAGTTAGGACTTAA